One window from the genome of Malacoplasma penetrans HF-2 encodes:
- the mtnN gene encoding 5'-methylthioadenosine/S-adenosylhomocysteine nucleosidase: MIGFIIALEEEITSIKDIDKNIKVYQTDFFKYYLFSKNNIDFVLVFSGVGKANAAACCLEIIKTFSLTKLINIGVCGVNKKDIKTDDVLLLSRNYYLDVDATEFGYKYGQVPKEKEYFENNNKLNSDIKSIFEVNEINYKECYGGTSDSFITLMNIDKLNKEVFNIVSAIDMEATAINQIASKTKIDTAFIKIVSDNILEEKNKYTENQISWPKTVTNIINLITNNIK; this comes from the coding sequence ATGATAGGTTTTATAATTGCATTAGAAGAAGAAATTACTTCTATTAAAGATATTGATAAAAATATTAAAGTATATCAAACAGACTTTTTTAAATACTATTTATTTTCTAAAAATAACATAGATTTTGTTCTAGTTTTTAGTGGTGTTGGTAAAGCGAATGCAGCTGCATGTTGTTTAGAGATAATTAAAACTTTTTCATTAACAAAACTTATTAATATTGGGGTTTGTGGTGTTAATAAGAAAGATATCAAAACTGATGATGTTTTACTATTATCTAGAAACTATTACTTAGATGTAGATGCTACAGAATTTGGTTATAAATATGGTCAAGTTCCAAAAGAAAAAGAATACTTTGAAAATAATAATAAATTAAATAGTGATATTAAATCTATTTTTGAAGTTAATGAAATTAATTATAAAGAATGTTATGGTGGAACATCAGATTCTTTTATCACATTAATGAACATTGATAAACTTAATAAAGAAGTTTTTAATATAGTGTCAGCAATTGATATGGAAGCAACTGCAATTAACCAAATTGCTAGTAAAACAAAAATAGATACTGCTTTTATAAAAATTGTTTCAGATAATATTTTAGAAGAAAAAAATAAGTATACTGAAAATCAAATTAGTTGACCTAAAACTGTAACAAATATTATTAATTTAATTACAAACAATATTAAATAA
- a CDS encoding APC family permease yields MNSNRSENSYSIDFNEVKQSVNVGKKKISFISAILIVIGSCIGSGIFLKSSSILSNTWYSLPLSITTWVVSAIAVIAMSLALIEITSVKSNNLGMIGWVKNFNKKFVYKACKNFMFFIYTPLSFFFMPLYVLNSFQDALTAFGASNNFGTSVDFLIWSFIAILISAWFIFSSGLNAKTGNIQNWIITSIKFFPIVIIIVLGFYIAIANNIGNDIVVTPDSSQKDPTSFAGISPVVGMFISFGAIFFAYDGFYFSNGVMTEMETPKKASFALIIGLSITTIIYLLIAIAMTFSNPKSGSLNDFSKFLQTKNASWVFGIVNLMVSIGICGIINGLSMWATRFAEDLIKSGELVLFYKYSNKLNPHRPIVGSIYTAIIALIMFVIFALIGGLAYTPGGYVDGYDAAGYNSMAKLLNFADLMGNWTSILVFAFIVAAIFSCLMNRKTNRIKVVKYKYFVPVAITSILIVGFGTAIQFASPFIDVIMMAVPSIRAQLTQEDIIGRIMLIVVLVVFIIAMIVPSVFDYDSKFLQTKFKFNVFKNEDGLDQVDLIG; encoded by the coding sequence ATGAATAGTAATAGAAGTGAGAACTCCTATTCAATTGATTTTAATGAAGTAAAGCAATCTGTTAATGTTGGCAAAAAAAAGATAAGCTTTATTTCAGCAATATTAATAGTTATTGGTAGTTGTATTGGTTCTGGAATATTCTTGAAATCAAGTTCTATATTATCAAATACTTGATACTCATTACCATTATCAATTACTACATGAGTAGTTTCTGCAATTGCAGTTATTGCAATGTCATTAGCACTAATAGAAATTACTTCAGTTAAATCTAATAATCTTGGGATGATTGGATGAGTTAAAAATTTTAATAAGAAATTTGTTTACAAGGCTTGTAAAAACTTCATGTTTTTTATTTACACACCTTTATCTTTTTTCTTTATGCCACTATATGTATTAAATTCATTTCAGGATGCTTTAACTGCTTTTGGAGCTTCTAATAATTTTGGTACTAGTGTAGATTTTTTAATATGATCTTTTATAGCAATATTAATATCTGCATGATTTATTTTTTCAAGTGGATTAAATGCTAAAACAGGTAACATTCAAAATTGAATTATTACATCAATAAAATTCTTCCCAATAGTTATTATTATTGTTTTAGGCTTCTATATTGCAATTGCTAATAACATTGGTAATGATATTGTTGTAACACCTGATAGTTCACAAAAAGATCCTACATCTTTTGCAGGGATTTCTCCTGTAGTTGGAATGTTTATCTCATTTGGTGCAATCTTTTTTGCATATGATGGTTTCTATTTTTCTAATGGAGTTATGACTGAAATGGAAACCCCAAAGAAAGCTTCATTTGCATTAATTATAGGTTTATCAATCACTACAATAATTTATTTATTAATAGCAATTGCTATGACATTTTCAAACCCTAAAAGTGGAAGCTTAAATGATTTTAGTAAGTTCTTACAAACGAAAAATGCTTCTTGAGTTTTTGGAATAGTTAATTTAATGGTTTCAATTGGAATCTGTGGAATTATTAATGGGTTATCAATGTGAGCAACTAGATTTGCAGAAGACTTAATTAAATCTGGTGAATTAGTTCTATTTTATAAATATTCAAATAAATTAAATCCACATAGACCAATTGTTGGTTCAATTTATACAGCTATTATTGCTTTAATAATGTTTGTTATATTTGCTTTAATTGGTGGATTAGCATATACACCTGGTGGGTATGTAGATGGATATGATGCAGCAGGATATAACAGTATGGCAAAGCTATTGAACTTTGCTGATTTAATGGGAAACTGAACTTCTATCTTAGTATTTGCTTTTATTGTTGCTGCTATATTTTCATGTTTAATGAATAGAAAAACAAATAGGATAAAAGTTGTTAAATATAAATATTTTGTTCCTGTTGCTATAACTTCAATTTTAATTGTTGGGTTTGGAACAGCTATTCAATTTGCTTCACCATTTATTGATGTTATTATGATGGCAGTTCCAAGCATTAGAGCTCAACTAACACAAGAAGATATTATTGGTAGAATTATGTTGATTGTTGTCCTTGTAGTTTTTATAATTGCAATGATTGTTCCAAGTGTTTTTGATTATGACTCAAAGTTTCTTCAAACAAAATTTAAATTTAATGTATTTAAAAATGAAGATGGTTTAGATCAAGTAGATTTAATTGGTTAG
- a CDS encoding 23S rRNA (pseudouridine(1915)-N(3))-methyltransferase RlmH, whose translation MKIKIICFGKIKDKNITALINEYLSKINHFTNLTIVELSEEKINNENSIGEIEEALKKESKKLIPYLENSFNVLLDIKGVQMDSIKFANSINQNLIISKDINFYIGSSHGISESIKNKFNLKLSFSELTFNHQIFRLILLEQIYRAFSILNNTKYHK comes from the coding sequence ATGAAAATTAAAATAATCTGTTTTGGAAAAATTAAAGATAAAAATATAACAGCATTAATAAATGAATATCTTTCTAAAATAAATCATTTTACAAATCTAACTATAGTTGAATTATCTGAAGAAAAAATCAATAATGAAAATAGTATTGGAGAGATTGAAGAAGCATTAAAGAAAGAATCTAAAAAACTTATTCCATACTTAGAAAACTCCTTTAATGTTCTTTTAGATATAAAAGGAGTTCAAATGGATTCTATTAAATTCGCTAATTCAATTAACCAAAATTTAATAATTTCAAAAGATATTAATTTTTATATAGGGAGTTCACACGGAATAAGTGAATCCATTAAGAATAAATTTAATCTTAAATTATCTTTTTCTGAACTTACTTTTAACCATCAAATTTTCAGATTAATATTGTTAGAACAAATTTATAGGGCATTTAGTATTTTAAATAATACAAAGTATCATAAGTAA
- a CDS encoding ATP-binding protein produces the protein MEIKRDSYLKQLVSSIDNNLIKVITGIRRCGKSYLLNNIFKNYLISKGINEDQIIIIQLDKKVNEHLRSPDKLMDFLLEVLPKDKKTFLFIDEIQLCLSVNKYLKVKDTDQKVKIESNFYSILNQILYDYPNVNVYVTGSNSKMLSKDVLTEFRGRSWEIKVFPLSFSEFYNSYKELKDDDKNKAWNEYLLYGGMPNILNIESEIDKTKYLKDLFKLTYLKDIVEKNKLENDIVIENLLKILSSTMGSLTNTLNLTNTFKSEFDKTISWKILDKYINCFTDSFLINKSIRYDISGKKYAKNLYKYYFIDTGLRNACLDFRQLDRGFLMETIIYNELTRRGYSVDIGYLPIWEKNKDNKNIKKNLEVDFVANLASKRYYIQSTYNMNNYEKEVSESKGLLKIKDTFTKIIIEYESITNYYDENGVLHIGLLDFLLEPNILEKTI, from the coding sequence ATGGAAATAAAAAGAGATAGTTATTTAAAACAATTAGTTTCTTCAATTGATAACAATTTGATAAAAGTGATTACTGGCATTAGAAGATGTGGGAAAAGTTATCTATTAAATAACATCTTTAAAAATTATTTAATTTCTAAAGGTATAAATGAAGATCAAATTATAATAATCCAATTGGATAAAAAGGTAAATGAACATCTAAGATCACCTGATAAATTAATGGATTTTTTATTAGAGGTTCTACCTAAAGATAAAAAGACATTTTTATTTATTGATGAAATACAGCTTTGCCTATCTGTTAATAAATATTTAAAGGTTAAAGATACTGACCAAAAAGTTAAAATAGAATCTAATTTCTATAGCATTTTAAATCAAATTTTATATGACTATCCAAATGTTAATGTTTATGTAACAGGAAGTAATTCTAAAATGTTGAGTAAAGATGTTTTAACTGAATTTAGAGGAAGAAGTTGAGAAATAAAAGTCTTTCCTTTGTCATTTAGTGAGTTTTACAACTCTTATAAAGAATTAAAAGATGATGATAAAAACAAAGCTTGAAATGAGTATCTGTTATATGGTGGAATGCCTAATATTTTAAATATAGAGAGTGAAATTGATAAAACAAAATACCTTAAGGATTTGTTTAAATTAACTTATTTAAAAGACATAGTAGAAAAAAATAAATTAGAAAATGATATTGTTATTGAAAATCTTTTAAAGATTTTATCTAGTACTATGGGTTCTTTAACTAATACATTAAATTTAACAAACACATTTAAATCAGAATTTGATAAAACTATTTCTTGGAAAATATTAGACAAATACATTAATTGTTTTACAGATAGCTTCTTAATTAACAAATCTATTAGATATGATATTTCAGGTAAAAAATATGCAAAGAATCTATATAAATACTATTTTATAGATACAGGATTAAGAAATGCTTGTTTAGATTTTAGACAATTAGATAGAGGGTTTCTCATGGAAACAATTATCTACAATGAATTAACTAGAAGAGGGTATAGCGTTGATATAGGTTATTTACCTATATGAGAAAAAAATAAAGACAATAAAAATATCAAAAAAAATCTTGAAGTAGATTTTGTAGCTAATTTGGCAAGCAAAAGATATTACATTCAATCAACATACAATATGAATAATTACGAGAAAGAAGTTTCTGAGTCTAAAGGTCTTTTAAAAATTAAAGACACATTTACTAAAATAATAATTGAGTATGAATCAATAACTAACTACTATGATGAAAATGGTGTTCTTCACATTGGGTTATTAGATTTTTTATTGGAACCAAATATCTTAGAAAAAACCATCTAA
- a CDS encoding aldo/keto reductase, translating into MEYIKLGNSDLKVSRICLGCMGFGDNKSGVHKWILDYQQTKEIIKLALDKGINFFDTAPVYAEGTSEEFLGRAIQELTKRENVVIATKFFPRSREAYEKGITGQQWVQQNLEQSLKRLNTDYVDLYILHLWDYNTPIEDILEGLNNAVKSKKVRAIGISNCYAWQLQKANDIAKANGWSQFVSIQGHYNLIFREEEREMIPFCEENNVALTPYSVLASGRLVKESNETSARLESDYIAKLKYDSSKEVDEIIINRVKELAKKKGLSNTQIALGWLLNKGVHSPIIGATKIKHIEEAVSAVGIKLSEEEIAYLSDPYVPHKLVGVMGNNKKGQFFDMTLKNNKK; encoded by the coding sequence ATGGAATATATAAAATTAGGTAACTCAGATTTAAAAGTTTCAAGAATTTGTTTAGGATGTATGGGTTTTGGAGATAACAAATCTGGCGTTCATAAATGAATTTTAGATTATCAACAAACTAAAGAAATTATTAAGTTAGCTTTAGATAAAGGAATAAATTTCTTTGATACTGCACCAGTATATGCTGAAGGTACAAGTGAAGAATTTCTAGGAAGAGCTATTCAAGAATTAACTAAAAGAGAAAATGTTGTAATTGCTACAAAATTCTTCCCAAGAAGTAGAGAAGCATATGAAAAAGGAATAACTGGTCAACAATGAGTTCAACAAAATTTAGAACAAAGTTTAAAAAGATTAAACACAGATTATGTTGATCTATATATCCTTCATTTATGAGACTACAACACACCAATTGAAGATATATTAGAAGGTTTAAACAATGCTGTTAAATCTAAAAAGGTTAGAGCAATAGGAATTTCAAATTGTTATGCATGACAATTACAAAAAGCAAACGATATAGCAAAAGCAAATGGATGATCTCAATTTGTGAGTATTCAAGGCCACTATAATTTAATTTTCAGAGAAGAAGAAAGAGAAATGATTCCTTTCTGTGAAGAAAATAATGTAGCTTTAACACCGTATAGTGTATTAGCTTCAGGTAGACTTGTAAAAGAATCAAATGAAACAAGTGCAAGATTAGAATCAGATTATATTGCTAAACTAAAATATGATTCTTCAAAAGAAGTTGATGAAATAATTATCAACAGGGTTAAAGAATTAGCTAAAAAGAAAGGTTTATCTAATACCCAAATTGCTCTTGGTTGGTTATTGAACAAAGGAGTTCACAGCCCTATTATTGGAGCAACAAAAATTAAACATATAGAAGAAGCAGTAAGTGCTGTTGGTATTAAATTAAGTGAAGAAGAAATAGCATATTTGAGTGATCCATATGTTCCACATAAATTAGTTGGTGTTATGGGTAATAACAAAAAGGGTCAATTTTTTGACATGACTCTTAAAAATAATAAAAAGTAA
- a CDS encoding TetR/AcrR family transcriptional regulator, protein MYEGNNVSAKASMNFLADALMNLLIKEKYINITISDLCEYAKLSRQTFYNVFESKSEILHYCLKREYEKQFKELSLNNEISIKDIINLFISFWNDNKQLLDNLINNQLEEIIVEEIRNCICLYTNHFVKKSNSKLQPYSTAMLAGALSQLQFVIFKNKNELSQQEIEALLIDFFNGNLYTL, encoded by the coding sequence ATGTACGAAGGTAATAATGTTAGTGCTAAAGCTTCAATGAATTTTTTAGCAGATGCATTAATGAATCTATTAATAAAAGAGAAATATATAAACATAACAATTAGTGACTTATGTGAATATGCAAAATTATCAAGACAAACTTTTTATAATGTTTTTGAAAGTAAGAGTGAAATTTTACATTATTGTTTAAAAAGAGAATATGAAAAACAATTTAAAGAATTAAGTTTAAATAATGAAATTTCAATAAAAGATATCATTAATTTATTTATTAGTTTTTGAAATGATAATAAGCAATTGTTGGATAACTTGATTAATAATCAATTAGAAGAAATTATTGTTGAAGAAATAAGAAATTGTATTTGTCTATATACAAATCATTTTGTTAAAAAAAGCAATTCTAAACTTCAGCCATATAGCACAGCAATGTTAGCAGGCGCTCTTAGCCAATTACAATTTGTTATATTTAAAAATAAAAATGAATTAAGTCAACAAGAAATAGAAGCATTGCTTATTGATTTTTTCAATGGAAATTTATATACATTGTAA
- a CDS encoding NAD(P)-dependent alcohol dehydrogenase, with amino-acid sequence MIDITKRITTKGKALFSKDGKIEDFTFERRALNDDDILIKIKYCGICHSDIHHGRSEWGKANYPTVMGHEIVGEVVATGNKVSKFKVGDNAGIGCMVNSCGNCDSCKVSEEQYCNDMVVTYGGLDKFNNNEMTYGGYSNYYVVKESFAIKVPQNVPLEYIAPLFCAGITTYSPIVFSKVKKGDKVAIAGFGGLGVMAVKYAKFLGADVYVIARNNKKEEEAKKLGVKKLYPSVESVDEKFDLIISTIPTKYEVMDYVNLLKVGGELALLGLPPVEEGWSLYPGNLIFKGHRKVYGSIIGGIKATQEMLDFSIKHNIYPEIEVISADQINEAFEKMTTGKAKFRYVIDMSTLK; translated from the coding sequence ATGATAGATATTACTAAAAGAATTACAACTAAAGGGAAAGCATTATTTTCTAAAGATGGAAAAATTGAAGATTTTACTTTTGAAAGAAGAGCTTTAAATGATGATGACATATTAATCAAAATAAAATATTGTGGTATTTGTCACAGTGACATTCACCATGGTAGAAGTGAATGAGGAAAAGCTAATTATCCAACAGTGATGGGTCATGAAATAGTTGGAGAAGTAGTTGCAACAGGTAATAAAGTTTCTAAATTCAAAGTTGGAGATAATGCAGGAATTGGATGTATGGTTAACAGCTGTGGTAATTGTGATAGCTGTAAAGTGAGTGAAGAACAATATTGTAATGATATGGTTGTAACATATGGTGGACTAGATAAATTCAATAATAATGAAATGACATATGGTGGATATTCAAATTATTATGTTGTAAAAGAAAGCTTTGCAATTAAAGTTCCTCAAAATGTTCCATTAGAGTATATTGCTCCTTTATTTTGTGCTGGGATAACAACTTATTCACCGATTGTTTTTTCAAAAGTTAAAAAAGGTGATAAAGTAGCTATTGCTGGTTTTGGTGGGCTTGGAGTAATGGCAGTTAAATATGCAAAATTCTTAGGTGCAGATGTATATGTTATTGCTAGAAACAATAAGAAAGAAGAAGAAGCTAAAAAACTAGGTGTTAAAAAACTATATCCTTCTGTTGAAAGTGTTGATGAAAAATTTGATTTAATAATTTCTACTATTCCTACAAAATATGAAGTAATGGATTATGTTAATTTATTAAAAGTAGGTGGAGAATTAGCATTATTAGGTCTACCACCTGTAGAAGAAGGATGATCTTTATATCCAGGTAATCTAATCTTCAAAGGACATCGTAAAGTTTATGGATCAATCATTGGTGGTATTAAAGCTACTCAAGAAATGTTAGACTTCTCTATTAAACATAACATTTATCCTGAAATCGAAGTAATTAGTGCAGATCAAATAAATGAAGCTTTTGAAAAAATGACTACAGGAAAAGCTAAATTTAGATATGTTATTGATATGAGCACTTTAAAATAA
- a CDS encoding Cof-type HAD-IIB family hydrolase, whose protein sequence is MFSNVKYAYFDLDGTLIPNNKTISEETIKAFQHLQSKGVKVGIATGRSPYFVVPYQDRIKTNLPFICINGSFVVDEKKNVLLERPFPKSANILFDYLVSHQIDFLVYAQEGVYFSDIKHMYYEKLSNMAKTIGFEIDFDFKEVKDLEFFKNKKFLKILVSFKDENDKKKIEELVNKVDGITCASSQANVMDIFNSEADKAYGIEFVVKSFNGNNDEVIVFGDNENDIKMFQTFKNSVALKNAKPEVSKHAKFVTDLTCSENGVADFIFKNFK, encoded by the coding sequence ATGTTTAGTAATGTAAAATATGCTTATTTTGATTTGGATGGAACTTTAATTCCAAACAATAAAACAATATCTGAAGAAACTATAAAAGCATTCCAACACCTTCAATCAAAAGGGGTAAAAGTTGGGATAGCAACAGGAAGAAGCCCTTATTTTGTAGTTCCATATCAAGATAGAATAAAAACTAATTTACCTTTTATTTGTATAAACGGATCTTTTGTAGTTGATGAAAAAAAGAATGTTTTATTAGAAAGACCATTTCCTAAAAGTGCAAATATCTTATTTGATTATTTAGTATCTCATCAGATAGATTTTCTAGTATATGCACAAGAAGGTGTTTATTTTAGTGATATTAAACACATGTATTATGAAAAGTTATCTAATATGGCTAAAACTATTGGATTTGAAATTGACTTCGATTTTAAAGAGGTTAAAGACTTAGAATTTTTTAAAAATAAAAAGTTTTTAAAAATATTAGTTTCATTTAAAGATGAAAATGATAAGAAGAAAATTGAAGAACTTGTTAATAAAGTAGATGGAATAACTTGTGCTTCTTCTCAAGCGAATGTAATGGACATTTTTAATAGTGAAGCAGATAAAGCATATGGAATAGAATTTGTTGTTAAATCATTTAATGGAAACAATGATGAAGTAATAGTGTTTGGAGATAATGAGAATGATATAAAAATGTTCCAAACATTTAAAAATTCTGTAGCATTAAAAAATGCAAAACCTGAAGTTTCAAAACATGCAAAATTTGTAACTGATTTAACTTGTAGTGAAAATGGAGTTGCTGATTTTATTTTTAAAAACTTTAAATAA
- a CDS encoding nicotinate-nucleotide adenylyltransferase, with amino-acid sequence MKKIIIFGGTFDPIHKGHIEIAKKAIKKVKADRLFFVPCNQHPDSKDISASKQERLDMINLSIQNMPEFEICEFELNNDQPSFTINTIRYFKEQYSNCLIYLLIGYDQLINFKTWHNYQEILDYVNIISHVRKVNKEELEKVDFPFIKIGNKNIDAASRELKINPNRKYLNDKVINYINENCVYAYDRLKLVMSEYRLNHCIETANIAKEIALKHKLYPLVKKAYVAGYYHDYAKEFDKDKQIKIAKKLKIKKYPSWKVLHGPVATYYMEKYFLIDDYQIITAIKNHTVPQDFSTLTKIIFIADKIAPRDDEAKKIRKDWTKTAFKDIDKCFKDIIDFYEGFYQNNIVK; translated from the coding sequence ATGAAAAAGATAATTATATTCGGTGGAACTTTTGATCCAATTCATAAAGGACATATTGAGATTGCTAAAAAAGCTATAAAAAAAGTAAAAGCAGATAGACTTTTTTTTGTGCCATGTAACCAACATCCAGATTCAAAAGATATTTCAGCATCTAAGCAAGAAAGATTAGATATGATAAATCTTTCAATTCAAAATATGCCTGAATTTGAAATATGTGAATTTGAATTAAATAATGATCAACCATCTTTTACCATCAACACAATTAGATACTTTAAAGAGCAATACTCTAATTGTTTGATTTATTTATTAATTGGTTATGATCAATTAATAAATTTTAAAACATGACATAATTATCAAGAGATTTTAGATTATGTAAATATTATTAGTCATGTAAGAAAAGTTAATAAAGAAGAATTAGAAAAAGTAGATTTTCCATTTATTAAAATTGGAAATAAAAATATTGATGCTGCTTCAAGAGAATTAAAGATTAATCCAAATAGAAAATATTTAAATGATAAGGTTATTAACTATATTAATGAGAATTGTGTTTATGCATATGATAGATTAAAACTTGTGATGTCTGAATATCGTTTAAACCACTGCATTGAAACTGCCAACATTGCTAAAGAAATTGCTTTAAAGCATAAGTTATATCCACTTGTGAAAAAAGCATATGTTGCAGGTTATTATCATGATTATGCAAAAGAATTTGATAAAGACAAACAAATCAAAATTGCTAAAAAACTAAAAATAAAAAAATATCCTTCTTGAAAAGTTTTACATGGACCAGTAGCAACTTACTATATGGAAAAATATTTTTTAATAGATGATTATCAAATAATAACAGCTATTAAAAATCATACTGTTCCTCAAGATTTTTCAACTCTTACTAAAATAATTTTTATAGCAGATAAAATTGCACCAAGAGACGATGAAGCAAAGAAAATAAGAAAAGACTGAACAAAAACAGCTTTTAAAGATATTGATAAATGTTTTAAAGACATTATTGATTTTTATGAAGGTTTTTACCAAAACAATATAGTTAAATAA
- a CDS encoding MFS transporter — MKNLSFGFKNKDTKSINQKTLTLMWSLMFLGYLLFVLQWYSIINFGSGWGQAFFENNRQSILVSSVPNWMITFGRSIGSILAGYFIAKLGHKYAVVFCLTLMVVSFPFIIIAQNQSWNSLSIAGGASITHDGVYETAVLGFSLFVIFRVFLAIGGTTLIVYTNSVIAKMNQNKKSKYIASNTFGLNIGAILANVFFIIPEVRSAVTNNYVWTIVLSIPIILISLISIIYLLFGIEVVAKDNKSQTEFTDNKKHTIKSVLKIKENYSLYCIFGIYLFSLVFSTGSGFRNFIEQSPANVAYLISVNQTSIASGYYAFVWPLFICVLMFSYVASAFTLTKFNKTSFNRKTYIATLLGTGMLFLLIAYLVVYFFGYSNYFALFFFYIFTFIAGAFLWGAQPIIFYIPQQQKQADANYVGTTAGLAWGIGYLLYTLLDASLSSIATYVVEEQFSNKINNALSNPNYSYSINTGPVIMFVLFWIILLFFFVCIYFLPSTGYKKDNQFIEFKNKWNPLNINHWKFKNFYI, encoded by the coding sequence ATGAAAAACTTATCTTTTGGTTTTAAAAATAAAGATACTAAAAGTATTAACCAAAAAACACTTACTCTAATGTGGTCATTGATGTTTTTAGGTTATTTACTTTTTGTATTACAGTGATATTCAATTATTAACTTTGGTTCAGGATGAGGGCAAGCTTTTTTTGAAAATAATAGACAATCAATATTGGTATCTTCTGTTCCGAATTGGATGATAACTTTTGGTAGATCAATCGGATCAATATTAGCAGGTTATTTTATTGCTAAGTTAGGTCACAAATATGCTGTAGTATTTTGTTTAACTTTAATGGTTGTTTCATTTCCTTTTATTATCATTGCTCAAAACCAATCATGAAACTCTTTATCAATAGCAGGTGGTGCTTCAATTACTCATGATGGAGTTTACGAAACTGCAGTATTAGGATTTAGTTTGTTTGTAATATTTAGAGTATTTTTAGCAATTGGTGGAACAACTTTAATAGTTTATACAAATTCTGTGATTGCAAAAATGAATCAAAATAAAAAAAGTAAATATATTGCTAGTAATACTTTTGGTTTAAATATCGGAGCAATTTTAGCAAATGTATTTTTTATTATCCCAGAAGTTAGAAGTGCAGTAACTAATAATTATGTTTGGACTATTGTCTTATCTATTCCAATTATTTTGATATCATTAATTTCCATCATATATTTACTATTTGGAATAGAAGTTGTAGCCAAAGATAATAAATCTCAAACTGAGTTTACAGATAATAAAAAACATACAATAAAAAGTGTTTTAAAAATCAAAGAGAATTATTCTTTGTATTGTATATTTGGAATTTATTTATTTTCTTTAGTTTTCTCAACTGGAAGTGGATTCAGAAATTTCATAGAACAATCTCCTGCTAATGTTGCATATTTAATAAGTGTTAATCAAACTTCAATTGCATCTGGTTATTATGCTTTTGTATGGCCTTTATTTATATGTGTATTAATGTTTTCTTATGTTGCAAGTGCTTTTACTTTAACTAAATTCAATAAAACTAGTTTTAATAGAAAAACATATATTGCCACATTATTAGGAACTGGAATGTTATTTTTATTGATTGCTTATTTAGTGGTTTATTTCTTTGGATATAGCAATTATTTTGCTTTATTTTTCTTTTATATATTCACTTTTATAGCAGGTGCATTTTTATGAGGTGCACAGCCAATAATTTTTTATATCCCTCAACAACAAAAACAAGCTGATGCAAATTATGTTGGAACAACAGCAGGTTTAGCTTGGGGTATTGGATATCTTTTATATACATTATTAGATGCATCTTTAAGTTCTATAGCCACATATGTTGTAGAGGAACAATTTTCAAACAAAATTAATAATGCTTTATCTAACCCAAACTACTCATATTCAATAAATACAGGCCCTGTAATTATGTTTGTTTTATTTTGAATCATTCTATTATTCTTTTTTGTTTGTATTTATTTTTTACCTAGCACTGGTTATAAAAAAGATAATCAATTTATTGAATTCAAAAATAAATGAAATCCTTTAAATATCAATCACTGAAAATTTAAAAACTTTTATATTTAA